A genomic region of Scyliorhinus canicula chromosome 4, sScyCan1.1, whole genome shotgun sequence contains the following coding sequences:
- the LOC119964151 gene encoding tumor necrosis factor ligand superfamily member 6-like, producing the protein MQQNYLYPQVFMVDGSQNLNPYVPPPAWALPTLKKKRKLDWRTVGTILLLNLVLLALAGLALGTVYLLELQKEIQEMKQDNGGKGPVAHKIIGAQNFTQPPKDLRIAAHLTGDSITAGSNPLVWDDQKGHAFTSGILYKDRGLVINKAGIFFVYSKIYFRSYVCDRKNLEHIVFKRTDRYRKELILMEAKKTNYCSGNGWATNSYQAGIIHLLKGESIYVNVSDSRLVDFAESKTFFGLYKL; encoded by the exons ATGCAACAGAACTATCTATATCCACAAGTGTTTATGGTGGATGGCAGTCAAAACCTCAATCCATATGTGCCTCCacctgcctgggcactgcccacattgaagaaaaagagaaaactggaTTGGAGGACTGTGGGCACCATTCTACTTCTGAACCTGGTTCTCCTAGCACTGGCGGGGCTGGCTCTAGGGACAGTCTACTTACTCGAGCTTCAAAAGGAGATCCAAGAAATGAAACAG GATAATGGAGGCAAGGGTCCAGTTGCACACAAGATTATTG GAGCTCAAAACTttacacagccacccaaggaccTCAGAATAGCAGCACACCTCACAG GAGATTCAATCACCGCAGGTTCCAACCCACTCGTGTGGGATGATCAGAAAGGACATGCCTTTACCAGCGGCATCCTATACAAAGACAGAGGCCTAGTCATCAACAAAGCTGGAATTTTTTTTGTTTACTCCAAGATTTATTTCAGATCATACGTGTGTGACCGTAAGAACTTAGAGCACATTGTGTTCAAACGAACGGACCGTTATCGTAAAGAATTGATTCTAATGGAAGCCAAGAAAACAAACTATTGTTCTGGGAATGGATGGGCTACAAATAGTTATCAAGCGGGAATAATACACCTTTTGAAAGGTGAATCCATTTATGTCAATGTGTCAGATTCAAGGCTAGTTGACTTTGCTGAGTCCAAAACTTTCTTTGGATTGTATAAGCTTTAA